The Lycium ferocissimum isolate CSIRO_LF1 chromosome 10, AGI_CSIRO_Lferr_CH_V1, whole genome shotgun sequence genome window below encodes:
- the LOC132032846 gene encoding pentatricopeptide repeat-containing protein At3g24000, mitochondrial-like: MELEFLSAHMRNPPIFRGFLSSLYPVPTTRLIICPNKQKLSKFSLFPSLHFNCFSCAAVKVVEVEPNSPSVEKNPKKLQDSLKYGEKKRFCDVGNVENKPKVQDSLKYGEKKRFCDVGDVEKNPKFQDALKYGAKKRYFDKGEGDFFIRDKKRGLKWYSEMLKEYAAKLCLKEGKALHGEMIRSGVEPDSHLWVSLINFYAKCGDLSFAGNAFNLIPERDVVCWTALISGFIAQGNGTKGICLFLDMRGEDIRPNEFTLATVLKGCSMCLDLKFGKQIHAEVVKGAAFSDVYVGSALVDLYAKCCELESAVKVFFSMPEQNSVSWNVLLNGYVQAGQGEEALRLFMKMSDSEMRFSNYTLSTILKGCANSVNLRAGQVIHSMLVKIGTEMDDFTSCSLVDMYNKCGLQDDALKVFLRTKNPDIVAWTAMISGLDQQGQKREAVQLFCLMRRSGLRPNQFTLASVVSAAADSVDLSCCKSIHACVYKFGFDSEESVSNALIAMYMKFGLVFDGRRVFSSLSNRDIISWNSLLSGFHDNETSYEGPKIFRQLLVEGLRPNMYTLISNLRSCASLLDAGLGKQVHSHVVKANLGGNLYVGTALVDMYAKCGHLDDAEVIFYRLSEKDVFTWTVVISGYVQSDQGEKAFRCLNQMQREAIKPNEFTLASCLRGCSSIASLDNGQQVHSVVMKSGQFSDMYVASALIDMYAKCGCIKDAESLFQSMRSCDTVLWNTLICAYSQHGLDDKALETFRTMLSEGILPDGVTFIAVLSACSHLGLVKEGRNHFDSMKIVFGITPSMEHYACMVDILGRAGKFDEMELFIEGMELSPNALIWETVLGVCNAHGNVELAEKAANTLFEIDPKVESSYILLSNIYAAKGRWADVSKVRALMSKQGVKKEPGCSWVEIDNQVHVFLSQDASHPMLKNIHRKLEELASRITAAGYMPNTNYVLHNVSDKEKIDNLSHHSERLALAFALTSSSRNSTIRIFKNLCICGDCHEFMKLASVVTNREIVIRDINRFHHFSHGTCSCKDYW; this comes from the coding sequence ATGGAACTCGAGTTTCTATCTGCACATATGCGTAATCCACCTATTTTTAGAGGCTTTTTATCTAGTCTTTATCCTGTGCCTACAACCCGTTTGATAATATGCCCCAATAAACAAAAACTGAGTAAATTTTCACTCTTTCCATCTCTTCACTTTAACTGTTTCTCATGTGCTGCTGTAAAAGTAGTTGAAGTTGAACCTAACTCTCCATCAGttgaaaaaaacccaaaaaaacttCAAGATTCTTTAAAATATGGTGAAAAGAAGAGATTTTGTGATGTTGGTAATGTTGAAAACAAACCAAAAGTTCAAGATTCTTTGAAATATGGTGAAAAGAAGAGATTTTGTGATGTGGGTGATGTtgaaaaaaacccaaaatttcAAGATGCTTTGAAATATGGTGCAAAAAAGAGATATTTTGATAAGGGTGAGGGTGATTTTTTCATTAGGGATAAGAAAAGGGGACTTAAATGGTATTCTGAAATGCTCAAAGAATATGCTGCTAAGTTATGTTTGAAGGAAGGTAAAGCTCTACATGGTGAAATGATTAGGAGTGGGGTCGAACCGGATTCACATTTATGGGTTTCTTTGATTAATTTTTACGCGAAATGTGGGGACTTAAGTTTCGCGGGCAATGCGTTTAATTTGATTCCGGAGAGAGATGTTGTGTGTTGGACAGCATTGATATCGGGGTTTATAGCTCAAGGGAATGGAACTAAAGGGATTTGTTTATTTCTCGATATGAGGGGAGAAGATATTAGGCCTAATGAGTTCACTTTGGCAACAGTTTTAAAGGGTTGTTCAATGTGTTTAGATTTAAAGTTTGGGAAACAAATACATGCTGAGGTTGTTAAAGGTGCAGCCTTTTCGGATGTTTATGTTGGTTCTGCTCTCGTTGATTTGTATGCTAAATGCTGTGAATTAGAATCTGCTGTTAAAGTTTTCTTTTCCATGCCGGAGCAGAACTCAGTATCATGGAATGTGTTACTTAACGGATATGTTCAGGCTGGTCAAGGAGAGGAGGCTTTGAGATTGTTTATGAAGATGTCTGATTCAGAGATGAGGTTTAGTAATTATACGCTATCTACTATTTTAAAGGGCTGTGCCAATTCGGTAAATTTGAGAGCTGGTCAAGTTATCCATTCAATGTTGGTCAAAATTGGGACCGAAATGGATGATTTTACAAGCTGCAGTCTTGTAGATATGTATAACAAATGTGGTCTGCAAGATGATGCCCTGAAAGTGTTTTTAAGGACTAAAAATCCTGACATTGTGGCATGGACTGCAATGATCAGTGGACTTGATCAGCAAGGACAGAAGAGAGAAGCTGTTCAGCTTTTTTGCTTGATGAGGCGTTCAGGTTTGAGGCCTAATCAATTTACATTAGCTAGTGTTGTTAGTGCAGCTGCTGATTCGGTGGATTTAAGTTGTTGCAAAAGTATCCATGCTTGTGTTTACAAATTTGGTTTTGACTCAGAAGAGTCTGTCAGTAATGCATTGATTGCAATGTACATGAAATTTGGGTTAGTTTTTGATGGGCGTCGTGTATTTTCTTCTTTGAGTAATAGGGATATAATTTCGTGGAACTCCCTTTTGTCTGGATTCCATGATAATGAAACGTCTTATGAAGGGCCTAAAATCTTCAGGCAGTTACTTGTAGAAGGTTTGAGGCCAAATATGTACACGCTCATCAGCAATTTGAGATCTTGTGCAAGCCTCTTAGATGCAGGTCTGGGGAAACAAGTGCATTCCCATGTAGTTAAAGCTAACCTTGGTGGCAATCTATATGTAGGAACTGCTCTGGTTGATATGTATGCCAAGTGTGGGCATTTGGATGATGCAGAAGTGATCTTTTATAGATTGAGTGAAAAAGACGTTTTCACTTGGACAGTGGTCATTTCAGGTTATGTGCAGTCTGATCAAGGAGAAAAGGCTTTCCGATGTTTAAATCAAATGCAAAGGGAAGCTATTAAACCCAATGAGTTCACTCTTGCTAGCTGTCTACGAGGTTGTTCTAGTATAGCGAGCCTAGACAATGGGCAGCAGGTGCATTCCGTGGTAATGAAGTCTGGCCAGTTCAGTGATATGTATGTGGCTAGTGCATTAATTGACATGTATGCAAAATGTGGGTGTATCAAAGATGCTGAGTCTCTATTTCAGAGCATGAGATCCTGTGATACAGTGTTGTGGAACACACTTATATGTGCCTACTCCCAACATGGGCTAGATGACAAAGCATTGGAAACATTTCGAACCATGTTAAGTGAAGGTATTCTCCCTGATGGGGTTACCTTTATTGCTGTCCTTTCTGCATGCAGCCATCTGGGCCTGGTCAAAGAAGGAAGAAACCATTTTGACTCCATGAAAATTGTCTTTGGTATCACTCCTTCAATGGAGCACTATGCTTGTATGGTTGATATTCTTGGCCGTGCAGGCAAATTTGATGAAATGGAACTCTTCATTGAGGGTATGGAGCTTTCCCCTAATGCATTGATATGGGAAACTGTTCTTGGAGTCTGTAACGCTCATGGAAATGTGGAATTGGCTGAGAAAGCTGCAAACACACTTTTCGAAATTGATCCAAAAGTAGAGTCAAGTTATATATTGTTGTCCAATATATATGCAGCAAAAGGGAGGTGGGCTGATGTCTCGAAAGTTAGAGCACTAATGTCCAAGCAGGGTGTGAAAAAGGAACCTGGTTGTAGCTGGGTTGAGATTGATAATCAAGTACATGTCTTTTTATCTCAGGATGCTTCACATCCTATGTTAAAGAATATCCATAGAAAGTTGGAAGAGCTGGCTTCGAGAATTACTGCTGCAGGATATATGCCAAACACAAACTATGTGCTTCATAATGTCTCtgacaaagaaaaaatagaCAACCTTTCACATCATAGTGAAAGGCTAGCTCTAGCATTTGCTCTTACGAGCAGCAGTAGGAATAGTACTATCAGGATCTTTAAAAATCTTTGCATCTGTGGAGATTGCCATGAATTTATGAAGCTGGCATCGGTCGTAACAAACCGAGAAATAGTTATTCGTGATATTAACCGCTTCCACCACTTCTCTCATGGAACGTGCTCATGTAAGGATTATTGGTGA